AACGGAAATCCCGCAGGATCTATGGCATGTGCGGCCGGATCCAAGCGTGGGAAGTTTCCGAAACTGTCGTCGCTGGGACGTAAATTCCGGCTGGAAGGTGGGGACCGTGGTGACCAAGCAGGATTCAGGGCGTGCAACGATCAGCGAGATTGCGCGGGAGGCTGGCGTCTCCGTGCCCACGGTTTCCAAGGTCCTCAACGGCCACGCGCACGTCGCCGCGGCTACCCGCGCCAAGGTCGAAGAGATCATCGCCAAGCGCGACTACGCCCGCAGGCCTGCCAAGCGCAGCAAAAAGGCCGGACTCATTGACCTGGTATTCCCTGGCATGGGCTCCGAGTGGGCGTGCGAGATCATCGAGGGCGTGGAACGCGTGGCTCAGGAAGCCGGTTACGGCACTGTGGTCAGCAGCCTGTCGCTGGACGGTTCGCGGATCCGCCCGTGGCTGGCGAACCTAGCAGAGCGCAAGTCCGACGGCGTGCTGCTGGCTGTTTACGAACTGGACTCCAAGCAGATCCAGCGCATTAAATCGCTTGGCATCCCCGTGATCCTGATCGATCCAGTGGGGCAGCCGGGACCGGACCTCATGACGGTTGGCGCCGCCAACTGGGACGGTGCTTTCTCGGCAACCGAGCATCTGCT
This genomic interval from Paenarthrobacter aurescens TC1 contains the following:
- a CDS encoding putative transcription regulator, LacI family (identified by match to protein family HMM PF00356; match to protein family HMM PF00532), whose translation is MVTKQDSGRATISEIAREAGVSVPTVSKVLNGHAHVAAATRAKVEEIIAKRDYARRPAKRSKKAGLIDLVFPGMGSEWACEIIEGVERVAQEAGYGTVVSSLSLDGSRIRPWLANLAERKSDGVLLAVYELDSKQIQRIKSLGIPVILIDPVGQPGPDLMTVGAANWDGAFSATEHLLKLGHTRIGMIGGREDLQCSSAREDGYLAALRRGGVEADSALMVPGDFSTESGARGTEALLALPERPTAIFTGNDAQALGAYRAARSAGLRIPEDLSIIGFDDIPAAEWIEPGLTTIRQPVVQMAETAMRALLRHLEGDEELPQRIELGTELVVRGSTAAPAS